Genomic segment of Chloroflexota bacterium:
TCTCTATTATGGCTACGCTGGACGCAAAGGGGGATTCCCTCGGCTGGTCTTGGAGGCAGGAGCAGGGTTATACAATGGATGGCAATACTACCAAAGACACAAAACATGGCCTTGGTTCTGGTGGAGAACTTGGTTCGATGACCCAAGGGACAATAGGGCTATACGGGCAGGTATGGATGTGTATGAGATGGCTCAAGAAAACGGCACCCCCGTTGATGTACTTATGCTTCAAAAAATCCTGCAGGGTTATTCCCTTCAGTACAACCCAAAAGAGGAGTCAAAATGAATAAATGGCCAAATTACTTATGGGTGAAGCTAAGCTATATGCCCTACGGATTGATACTTGGAGGGCTATTGGTCGCTTTGGCTGCTCTATGGATAGTAGGTACTTGGCGCGTAGGGTATTTTTTGAATAAACGCTCAGAATGGTGCTGTACGTGGGTGCTGGGTATAGGGGGATGGTTAGTATTGACGGCTGGGATATACTTTTTGTTTATTATAATAGATGGCGCTTTCCCTTACCCCCCTTCTCCCAAGCGTCCGGCGTTCACTTGCGACAACTTGGTACTGTCTCAAGAGGAAATACAACGGTTCCTCCCTAATTGGGATATCGTGTTTGGCTTTACTAGCACCGAGCATAATAGGGATTACTACGGCACAATCTGGCAGTGTTCACGTTTCTTCGCTAAGGATCAGGACAAAGTCGACTCTCTGGAACAAATTGAGGCCTTGCGGCGTGTAAAGCCTGTGATTGTGGTGACAATATATCGCTTTAGCGATATTTTTGGCCCTCGAGTGCCTTGGTTAGCGCTAAAAAGCCCCGCTGACGAAGCACCGGAGTTGGAGCGTTCTTTTCATTCCACTTATGCTCGTGTATGGCGACTAAGAAAGATTGAATCGGACTATGTCTTTGAGGCAGTTTACGATGAATTTTATCTTTTTATCGACTTTGAAACTCCCTTACATAGTAGTCCTTCAAGTCAACCCTTCACTTTGAAAGATATTTTGGATTTTGCACAGCGAGAAGATAGGAAAATTGGCGAATTTGTAGAACTGGATTTTTGATAGTATCCAGCTGTTTCTGTAAAAAGGGCAAAAGACGGCGCCTCCCGCGAGCGGGTCTGGCGCTGGGGTGCCCTCGCCCACGCCCACGGCGACGGCGGCGCCGCACACGGGCAGCAACGCCCCGCCGCAGGCACCGGAAGCCCCGCGGCGGCCCTTGGGGCACCTGCCCCTGTGGGGCGGGGCGGCAGCGGCGTTTCTGGCAGCCTGGGCGGCCAGCCGACGCAAAGTGCAACCACGTCATATTGTGATTGCAGCCCTCACGGGAGGTCTTGTGGGGGCTTTGATAGGCGCGTTGGAGGGCGAGGCCTCAGAACTCTTTCGGGTTGCCGAGCACCCCCCCTCGTCGCTTTGCTGCGCCCTCGCAGGAGCTTGATGATCCCTATGTCGTGCCTTTTGTAGATGCCCGCGGTCGGTATGGCTTCCAGCCGGTTTGGGTCTGTCCCGATGATTATGACCCTGCCTGCGCGGCCAATGATGTAGCCTTGGCCGAATTCCTAATTGGCACAGGATCGCACAAGCAGGAATACGGCGTTGTGTTCTCCGATGCGCCTGCACGGCCCTTTACATGGCAGGAAAAGGTGGTATTGATGACGGGCACCATTGATGTGGGCGAATACCTGGAAGGGATCACAGGCGTGGATGGAGCCAAAGCCTTTCGAAGGCTTTATGGCGTATCGGCCGAGAACCCGCTGATTTATCACAAATGCAAACTTCCGCGAAAAGGAGACAACAAGAAAGAAGTGGATCCCTTCTGCCGCTTCGGTCAAGAAAGCATCACCACAGGCATGATTACCCAAAATTCGCATCGCATCGGCATTGCTACCATGTGGCCGAGTTGGGAAGGGTCGGATTGGTTTCTCTTCACGCGAAACAATCTTGTGCATGAATTGGGCCATGCCTTGGACTGGCGCTTGGACGATCCGCATGATCCCAAGGCCACAGGGCGCGACCTGTTGGACAAATGGGTTGGGCGGCAGAACAAACACCGTTCAACACCCCTGCAAAGAGGGAGAGCCCTCTTGTGAGCAGCGGTGGCCTTATGGACGTAGGAGATGTCTGCTTTCCGGAAAACTCTATCCCTACTGCGGTTTTGCCGCTGTGGGGCCGGAGAGCCCCACTAAGCCAACCAGGCGGTACTGGCTTGCCTGGCAGCAGCATCCTGCGCCTACACCCGGAGAACTGTTCGCCGATATGTTCCTCAACGACGTGTATCAGGCCTGGCCGGATCCAAATGAAAACGAAATATCATGGCAGCGATCACAATTTATGAAACAAACAATTCATCCCCTTATTCGAAAAAGTATAGGACATCCAAGCCGTCCTGTTCCGGAAACCCACAAAAGAGAAAGCAGAGAGTTTCCTGTCTTACGATGCAAGCAGGAGGTGGTGCCAAAATGAGGAAACAAACATTTTTGCGGTTTAGCGTTGTGGTCATACTGTTTTTGAGTTTGAGCGCATGCCAGGGGTCAACTCCCCGAGGAACAATGCCTATCCCAACGTCCCAGCCCACGTTCACAGTCACACCCATGCCAAAGCCCACGGCCACCTTGGGCCCCTGGCCCACACGGCGGCCCATAGCCACCTCGACGCCCATACCGCTCTTCCCATTGGAGTACGAGCATGTTCCTGTGACGCCGCTGTCGCCGGAAGCGGTGGCCCGTCGAGCCCGAGACCTGGCCTGTGAGCCGCCCTGTTGGTTCGGCCTGGAACCCGGTGTGAGCACCTTGCAAGACTTGCGGGATTTGTGGGAATCGTGGAGTAAGATCCGTTGGGGTTGGAATGAACAAAAAGAAGCTATTACCGGTCACTTCATCAATCCAGCTTTCTACATGGCTTTTGAAGCTAACCGCCAAGGTCGGTTGGTATTTATGAGAATTGAACCTTTTGGGTTGCCGGAGTATTCTCCTTCAGTTTATTTTCGGGACCTGGGCCAGCCACCTTGGACGGCTCTGTCGGCGGTGTGGAGTTATCCGAGCGAGGGCGAGCAATGGGCACCAAAGGACAGCTTTATTTCGGTTTCCCTATACTTGGGTTATCCCGAAAAATTCGTCGCCGCAGATTTATATATAGGGGATACGCCGGATTTAGGCCTAGAATTACCTCCCCGTTTGCAAGCGTGTATTCCCCACCCCAGGCCCTACATCACTTTCTTCGCTTTTCCAAAGGAAAACTTCACCGCTGCGTGGATTTGGCAATACCAAGATGAAGCAGATCCTCCAGCACGTTTTCTGACTTCCAGAGAAGAAATCTGGCAGCAGATTCTGGAGGAAAAGGACCCTTTTTGTATAACACTGGAATTTGAGGAATGAACCCGACAAAGCAAGGTGTGAATTTTTTTCTGGTCAGCCCTGGCCCAACAAGAGCGCGCTGAAAGGGGGCAGCCGTCCGAGGCCGAAGCAGGCGAAGGTGCAGGGTTGGTGTAAGTTGAGGCGGCCCGGCTGGCCGCCCAGCGCGCCCGCGCGGCCGCGCTCATCGCCGCGGTGGCGCTTGACCAGGCCCGCCGGCGGCTCACCCACCCCGCCCCGGCCGAAGAAACCGACGACGAAGCACCACCCCTGCCGCGCGAAACCGCCCTGCTCGTTGACGGCGAAGTGCCCTTAGACCAAGCCGCCTCGGGCCGCACGCCGCAGCCGGGGCCGCCCAGGCCCGATGGCTCTTGCACCCCGCATGGGTTGCGGGATGGGTATGCCCACTCGCAACCGGTGGACATCGCCTTGTGGAAACAAGCCGATTATGGGCAGATGGGTCACGCACGGGAAGTAACGGAGCAATGGCAAGGGGCTAAGGAAGCCAGTGAGGTTTTTGGTGCAGAAAGAACATTCGCGTTGCCCCAAGAAAAGCATTGAAGCAATTCATTAAACGTGAAAGTGCGCACAACAGTAGAGCACTATATATGGAAGCATTTTTCCCCAAAAATTCCTCACTGTCCTCTAGACGTCCAGGAATAGGCAGAGGTCTTGGAGTACTCTTTACGGCACTCCTCACAAAAGTTGCTGTTTCCCATGCCTGTATTCAAAGCCTACTTACAATGTGCTGAATGGCGTGGGCACAGTATTGGTAGCAACGGGAATTGGCGGGGAAGCCGGGGCAGTCCTTTTGGGTATAAATGGAGCATTACAACTTGCCCAAGTAGCTCGCCTTGTTAAAAAGAAAAAATCTGTGGATCGGGGATGTTTTCGTTACTTATTGTTGGTTAACTTTTTAGATGTGATACCGGGGTTAGGAGTCTTATCAGGATTGTTCAATGCCATTCACTCATGCATTGGGGTATGGGCGTTTCGGTACGTACATAAACTGTGTGAATATCCGTGAAAGGTGTACAACGATGTTGCTGACCCTAATAACCGTGTGCCATTTGATAAAATGTGCTCGAGACACAGAGCGGTCCACACGCATAGTCAAGGTGTCTTTTTGGTTAATGGCAGAAGTGTTAATGTTTTCGTGGATAGGTACCGTTGTATTTATTCTCTCTTTGAGAGAATGCCTTTTCCTAACATCTTCGTTACAATGGTGGGGGGGAATCACGATATTGGCGAGTATGGGACAATGGGGGTTGTACGTTTTAGAGAGGTTTTATCGGAGATTCTTAGAAAGAAAGGGAAAGAAGCAATGAAGAACTGGCAAGTTTTTCTCGTGGGTGAGGCAGCCATTGACGCTTTGATAGGGTGGTATTTTCTTCTCTGGCGTCGTGGTCGGGGATTGTGTTTTTGGCCCATGTTAGCAAGTTTTGGGTTGGTAGGTTGGGGAGTTTTCCTGTTGGCCGCCTTTTTGACCCATCCGAGGTGTATATTAAGCTGGAAATTGTGGCTCACTACGGGAGGGGTTGCCTGGTTTTCCGGGCCCACACTGGTGCTTTGGTGGCTTTACGGGGCGCATCGCTGGCGCTCAGGAGGTCTCATCGCCCAGATTTTTCAAAAAATTTTTGGAAATTGTGGACGACTTTGAGATATGCTTCTTGTCATTACGGATTGTTTTTGCATGTTTGTCTCGGTGGCGGTGGGTGTGGCGGTCGCGACCGTGGTAGCCGGGGTGGTAGCAGTGTTCGCTTCCACATTTCCTTTTCTTGCATTGCCCACGGTTGCTATTGGCCTCACTACGTTGGTGGGTATAGGAATGAGGGCACTCATAGAAGCCACTGGCTTTCCGGGATGGGCTAAAGCTCAGCTCAATCGATTGTTTTCAGGATATTGAGGAGGTAGGTGATGCGCAGACCCTCTTATGTGTCTTGGCCTCTTTGGAAAACCTTGTCCCTGGGGTTGTTTGTGGGTGGCTCAATTAGTTTGATGAGTTGGTTATTCAAATTCCTTTGGGAAGCCGGGCGCTATGCGGGCTTCAATAGCACTCCCCCACATTCCCTCCTTTTACTGTGTGGGATTTGCTCGCAGGGAGTGGGTTCTTGGTGTATCCTTTGTGGAATCGCTTCGCTTGGCAACTCAAGCGAAAAAATGCAGGCTTCTACCGCTGGTTTGGAGATCTATTAGGCGGTGTCTACCTTTTCATGGGGGGCACAGGGGGAGTGCTTTTTGGAATGTATGCAGCCCGACAAAGAGAATATAAATTGGCGCTGTCGGTAATGGGCATTCTGGCTTTGGTGGTGATGATGACCGTTCTGTTAGTAGCCGAGCAGATCTGGCACTATGTCCCTGGGCGAAAGGAGCGGTTGGATGGATTTGGTTGGTATTATTGGAGCATGGATAGGCATGTGGTTGCGGCGCAGGCGGCATTGGGAACAAGAGACCAAGGGGGTCAGAATGGGCTGGTTTCGCAAGACGGCAAAAGATTACCTGGAAGAAGGCACCCAGCACTCCATGCGCGGGGAGTATGGGCGCGCCATCAAGGCTCTGAGCAAAGCGCTGGAAGTCGATCCCCAAAACGCGGTGGCTTACATGCATCGCGGGATTGCATTTCTGAATAGCGGCCAGGCGGAAAAGGCCCTTCAGGATTTTGGGGCAAGCCTGCGTTTGGAGCAGAATGCGCTATGTTACTACAATGCTCATGGTAGTGCCAGCTTTCCAATCCTTTCGAGGTAGCCCTGCCAGATGAGCGGGAGCGTGATGACGCTCCACGCCGGCGACGGTGTCTCTCGCAAAGTCAGCAAACGCCCGCTGACCGGCATCCGATGGGCAGGCTTTTGACAACCGCAGCCAGCGTTTTTATGGTAAGATGGGTTACAGACATGGCCTCTTCTTCTGGGTAAGGTTGAGCAATTCCACTTTACCACAAGTTGAGGCCATGTCCACTTATTGAGCCAACCAAAAAATGGTTAGTACCTTCGCAGTGCAGCACTCTCGCTTTCCCCCGCGGGTGCTTTGACAAAACTTCAGTTTGCCTTGCCAGGTCATTGTGGCCAAAGTCGACCAAACTTGTCGCCGCCGAAAGGGCTGTTTCAGCCTTGGCGTTTCTCCTTTTGGCGTTTATGTCCGCGCCCCTTCCTGGGCTGCGTTCAGCCTCAAACTTGCCTGCAAAAACAATCTCGGTTTGCATCTCAGTGGGGCAACTGCCTCACCGACGCTGAACTATCGTGGGGCTCCAGATCGTACCTTTCTTCCTGACGATTTTTGAGGGGCTCAATATTTGAGTGTTCCCCTTTGAACTTGCCTTGGAGGTGTTGTCGTGAACTGGTGGCGAGACAAAATGTTCCCGCGTTTTGCGCTGTACGGCTTTTTGAAGAATCTCCGCTTTTTCGATCCCTTTCTCATTTTGTTTTTGCGTGATGCGGGGCTGAGTTTTACCCTCATTGGCACGCTCTATGCGATCCGTGATACGGCTACCTATTTGCTGGAAGTGCCAACCGGCGTGTTTGCCGATGCCATTGGCCGCCGGAAGGCCATGCTGATGGCCTTTGGCGGCTATTTGGTGGCGTTTGGCGCTTTCTATGTTGGGCACGATTTTTGGTGGTTTGCCCTGGCGATGGTGCTGTTTGCTGTCGGTGAAGCCTTCCGCTCGGGCACGCATAAGGCTTTGATTCTCGAATACCTCAAGCAGAATAATTTGACGCATTTGAAAGTGGCCTACTACGGCCGGACGCGCTCGGCTTCTCAGTTTGGTTCGGCGATCAATGCTTTGATTGCTGCGGCGTTGGCGTTTTACACCGGCAGCTATCGCATTATGTTCCTCGCGGCGGCGGTGCCGTATGTGCTGGATTTCATCAATCTGGCCACTTATCCCCCTGAGCTGGATGGCGAACTCTCGCGGGTGGAATGGCACGCTATGGGCGATCAGGCGAAGCAGACGCTGGCGGCTTTCAAAAGCATGTTTACCGACCGCAGTGCTTGGAAGGCCATTCTCAACAGTGCGAGTTTCATGGCGTTGTTCAAGGCCAGCAAAGACTACCTGCAGCCCATTTTGGAGCAATGGGCACTGGCGTTGCCCATTTTCCTGGCCTACACGGGCAAACAGCGCAGCGCGGTGGTCATTGGTGTGGTGTACTTTTTGATTTACCAGAGCACCAGTTATGCTGCGCGCCATGCTGATCGCTTCAGCCAGCGGTTTCGTGATCTGGAACGGGCAATTAATCTCTCGTTCCTCGGCGGCGTGGGCTTGCTTTTCTTCGCCGGGTTGATGACCTGGGTCGGTTGGGATGTGGTGGCGGTGATTTCCTTCCTGGGTTTTTACATTTTGCACAACCTGCGCCGCCCGATGAATGTGGCTTACATCAGCGATCAAATCGAAAGCCGGGTGATGGCTTCCGGCCTTTCGGTCGAGTCGGTCGTCCGCACGATTTTGGCTTCTGGCATGGCACTGTTGCTGGGCTGGTGGGCCGATATGTTCGGTGTGGGGCTGGCTTTGGCTTTGCTGGCGCTGACGCTGGCTGTGGCATTCCCCTTTGTGCAGGTGAGCGCTGAGAAGAAAGCCCCTGCTGATTAGCCGTTGCGCCGGGCTTGCGCTGTGTTTTTAGCGCAAGCCCGGCTTTCCCTCGCATCTTACCGCGAAACGCTGACCTTGAGCACTTTGCCGTGGGGGTCCATTGCGACGCGCATGAAATGCCGGTGCGTCATGCCGCCGACGGCAATGCGTTTGCTGACGACGGCTACTTTGCAGGCCACGCGCTTGTTCCCGCGCTGGCCTTTGGCGGCGGTTTCCACCGTTTCTTCGGCCAGCAGCATGTCGATGCCTTCGTGCCCCGGCAGGTAAGCCTCGACCATTGCTTTGATGCGTTTGCTCATGCGGGGCGGCAAGGTCTCGGAGACGGTGGCGCGCTCTTCGGCCAGCGGCGCTTTGAGCGGCTCTTTGGGGCGTAGAACGCCTTTGCCCCACAGGCGTTGCCTTCCAAAGGGGTGATAGAGGGGGTCACCGTAGAGCACGAAAGAGATCAGGGTTTTTTGGTCTTCACCATCCAGGAACCCAAAGCGTTGGTGCATTTGGCGGGCGTAAAGATATTTGGCTTGCCGCAGGGCTTCCCCGGCAGGAAGGCCGAGTTTGAGGCGTTGCCAGAAGAGCGCCCCCAGCAGGTCGGCAGCCGAAAGCGGGGTGGTCACTGCGCCGTAGGCCGTGACGGTAGACCCTACGAAGGCCTGGCTGCCCGCGTAGAGGAAGCGCAGGCACATGGCGTTGTTGGGGGTTTTGTCTTTCAGATAGGCGCCGTAGCAGGCTTCAGAAAAGACCACTCGCGGGGCGTGTTCCCTGGGTGGAAGGTCTTCAGGACGCAGCGCTACGGGGTAATCGGGGGCGCCGGGCAAAGCGCGCGTGGGGTCCCGTTGGCCGTACCAGGGGGCTGCGTCGGCCAGGCCGTGCAGGTTGAAGTAGGCCAGCGTGGTGCGCGGCAGCACGCCCAGGGCTTCGGTGTGCAGCGGCGGTGAGGCCAACAGGGTGCGCGGCGCGCCAATTTCTTTGAACACGGCACGGGCGGCTTTTTCCCACACTTCGGCGGTATAGCCCAGGCTGGCCAGGCGGTGGCGGCGCAGGAAGGGCAGGTGTGCGCGCAGAGCCTGCCACCAGCGCCGGTACCACGCTACGGCGCGCTGACGGTTGCGGTGCTCGGCGGTCATGCGGCGCAAAGCCCCCAACAACAGCGTGGCGTCGCCATCGGCGCTGCCCGGCAGCCGCCCTACCGGCCACGTGGGCGCGAGGTAGTTTTCGTCGATAGCGCCATAAGGGTTGTCGGAAGGTACAATATCGTCTTCGTCTTCCAGGGGGTTAGGCAGATGATGGAAGGGCACGACCTCCGGGCCTCCGACGATGAGTAGCGCGCCAATCATGCTGCCTTTTCGCCCCAGTGCCACGTCAAGCGAGGCCAGTTGCTTTTTTAGCGCCCAGGGGTCATCGGGGGTTACGGGTTTGATGCCGTGTTCGTGGGCCGAGGCGGCGTCATCGGCCAGGAGCACCGTGGCTTCCCAGTCGGGCGCGGTGCCGACGGCCTTAGCCAACGCGTGCATGTGGCGCAGGATGATTTTGGCGGTGTCTTGGCCGTAGTGCTTTTCCAGCCCGCTGCGGGTGCTGAAAATGACATACACGGGGAAGCGCCCTTCGGTGTGAACGAGGTGAGCCATTTTCAACCGGCGGGCAGCCTGGGAAAGCACACGCTCGGCAGCCCGGGCGCTGCGATGGGAAGCCGCGGGGGAAACTGTGCTCGCCGGGCGGGGCGTGCCGGTGCCGCGCGTGGTGCGTGCCGACCGGTTGGAGGGCTCAGCCGACGTAGCCGGCTGTGCCGGGGCAGGAGCCTTGCTGGGCGCAGGGCTGGCCTGGCGCGGTGCGGGCGCGGCGGCTTCCTGCGCGGGCTGCGGCTTCTCGGTAGCCTTGGTGGCAGTCGAAGCAGCCTGCGGCGCGCTGTGGGAACGGGAAGGCTTGCTCTCCGGCAGGCGATTGCGCCCCAGCGCCGAGGCGACGGCAGCAGGCAGAGGAATATCCAGCGGCGCGGCCAGGTTTTTGGGCCAGAGCGCCCAATAAGGGTGGTGTTCCCCCAGCAGGCGGCGCAGCACCTGCCCTGCCGGGTCGGCGGCTGCAACCGCGTGCAGCATGGCAACGCTTTCGGTTTCCTGGCCGCTTTCGGCCAATTGATGGGCCAAAATCAGCCGGAAGGCCAGCACGTCGGGCCAACGCTGGTGATAGGTGCGCGCCAGGTGCAGCGTGGCTGCCCAGTCGTTCTGTGCCCATACCAGCCGCAAGTGCGCTACGGCCAGCAAGGGAATATGCCCGTTGCCCGGTAGCGCAGGGAAAAGGGCCGCCTGGGCGGCTTCCAGGTCGTGTTGTTGCAAGGCGGTGTAAGCCTGTTGGAGGGCAATGCTCCACGCGGGCGGCGTGGCATTGGTAGGAGGATGCCCTAACGCGGCCAGCGCGCCGATAATTTCGGTGCGAGTTTCGGATGGCGCGGTGAGCGGCAAAGCCCGCAAACGCACCGCGTGGGC
This window contains:
- a CDS encoding tetratricopeptide repeat protein; this translates as MSLGERSGWMDLVGIIGAWIGMWLRRRRHWEQETKGVRMGWFRKTAKDYLEEGTQHSMRGEYGRAIKALSKALEVDPQNAVAYMHRGIAFLNSGQAEKALQDFGASLRLEQNALCYYNAHGSASFPILSR
- a CDS encoding MFS transporter is translated as MNWWRDKMFPRFALYGFLKNLRFFDPFLILFLRDAGLSFTLIGTLYAIRDTATYLLEVPTGVFADAIGRRKAMLMAFGGYLVAFGAFYVGHDFWWFALAMVLFAVGEAFRSGTHKALILEYLKQNNLTHLKVAYYGRTRSASQFGSAINALIAAALAFYTGSYRIMFLAAAVPYVLDFINLATYPPELDGELSRVEWHAMGDQAKQTLAAFKSMFTDRSAWKAILNSASFMALFKASKDYLQPILEQWALALPIFLAYTGKQRSAVVIGVVYFLIYQSTSYAARHADRFSQRFRDLERAINLSFLGGVGLLFFAGLMTWVGWDVVAVISFLGFYILHNLRRPMNVAYISDQIESRVMASGLSVESVVRTILASGMALLLGWWADMFGVGLALALLALTLAVAFPFVQVSAEKKAPAD